In one window of Patescibacteria group bacterium DNA:
- the murA gene encoding UDP-N-acetylglucosamine 1-carboxyvinyltransferase, giving the protein MSKFIIQGGHKLSGSIDVKGAKNAALKIIPATILSSEKITIKNLPDIEDIKMSLSLLEDLGAKITRNGDVVEIETKDINKFELNPLFANKFRASIMFVGPLLARFNEVKFPHPGGCVIGAGGRPIDIFVDGFKALGVEIDETENYYELKTKGLKGCEYFFNVVSVTGTEEIMMTAVLADGVTVLKNCAMEPEIKALADYLNECGAKIEGAGTPNMTITGVEKIGAGTFTVIPDRIETGSFAVMAAVTNSELTINKCNPEHVEILLNIFKKIGINFEVGTDYIKMLPSKNFKPYNIKTHEYPGFPTDLQSPFTLLMTQAQGSSMVHETIYDRRLLFVDLLSQMGANIIMCDPHRVVVNGPTQLYGKKMTSPDLRAGITLVIAGLIAKGKTEIDNIYQIDRGYENIDARLRALGAKIERVD; this is encoded by the coding sequence ATGTCAAAATTCATAATCCAAGGCGGTCACAAGTTGAGTGGCAGTATTGATGTTAAAGGGGCCAAAAATGCGGCTTTAAAGATTATTCCAGCTACCATTTTATCTAGTGAGAAAATAACCATCAAAAATTTACCCGATATTGAGGATATAAAGATGTCTTTGAGTCTTTTGGAGGATTTGGGGGCGAAAATTACTCGAAATGGTGATGTTGTTGAAATTGAGACCAAAGATATCAATAAATTTGAGCTCAATCCCCTTTTTGCTAATAAGTTCCGCGCTTCGATTATGTTTGTCGGTCCCTTGTTGGCACGCTTCAACGAGGTAAAATTTCCACACCCAGGTGGCTGCGTTATTGGTGCTGGCGGACGACCAATTGATATTTTTGTTGACGGCTTCAAGGCGCTTGGCGTTGAAATCGACGAAACGGAAAATTATTACGAATTAAAAACCAAAGGCTTAAAGGGTTGTGAATATTTTTTCAACGTTGTCAGTGTAACCGGCACCGAGGAGATTATGATGACCGCTGTCCTTGCTGACGGCGTGACTGTTTTGAAAAATTGCGCCATGGAACCGGAAATCAAGGCCTTAGCTGATTATCTCAATGAATGCGGCGCCAAGATTGAAGGCGCAGGCACACCAAACATGACCATCACTGGCGTTGAAAAAATCGGCGCTGGCACTTTCACCGTTATTCCTGATCGTATTGAAACCGGCTCCTTCGCCGTCATGGCCGCTGTAACTAATTCTGAACTTACTATTAATAAATGTAATCCAGAACATGTTGAAATACTTTTAAACATTTTCAAAAAAATCGGTATCAACTTCGAAGTTGGCACTGACTACATCAAAATGTTGCCAAGTAAAAATTTCAAACCTTACAATATAAAAACTCACGAATATCCTGGCTTCCCAACCGACTTACAGTCCCCTTTCACATTATTAATGACGCAGGCTCAAGGCTCATCCATGGTTCATGAAACTATCTACGACCGTCGCCTTCTCTTTGTTGATTTACTTTCCCAGATGGGCGCCAACATTATCATGTGTGATCCACATCGAGTCGTAGTCAACGGCCCAACCCAACTTTATGGCAAAAAAATGACCAGCCCTGACCTTCGTGCCGGCATCACCCTAGTTATCGCAGGTCTTATTGCAAAAGGCAAAACCGAGATTGATAATATTTATCAAATTGATCGCGGTTATGAAAATATAGACGCTCGCTTAAGAGCGTTAGGCGCCAAAATTGAGCGCGTAGACTAA
- a CDS encoding S41 family peptidase: protein MTEEKDLKRHDRFIFAIKFIGSIVLLLITFELGVYFAGKKELMGDFAKIQAVYAGKLLGQYSEPTTGVLTQDVDFKLFWEVWDSLHVNYVDQDKITDKTLFYGALKGMVAAVGDPYTVFMDPKVSKEFSDDLAGTFEGIGAEIGIKDDILTVVAPLPDMPAEKAGLKAGDKILFINKESTAGMSIDMAVSKIRGAKDTEVTLTIGRIGQAGVKDYVIKRGKIVVKSVRTEMRKDGIYVIKVSSFNNDTDDLFNKAVADVIQKNPRGIILDLRNNPGGYLETAIDMASKWVDKGVIVSEKFSDSKKNDHMSRGRALLKGYKTVVLVNEGSASASEIVSGALQDYGKATLLGAKTFGKGSVQTLNELKDGSSIKITIAKWLTPKGRSINELGIEPDRNINFTVEDFNEGKDPQLDRALDILNGVEFKDDATSTPAVLTPAQATTTPKAAPVKAPVKK from the coding sequence ATGACTGAAGAAAAAGACTTGAAAAGGCATGATAGGTTTATTTTTGCGATCAAATTTATCGGTTCAATAGTATTATTGTTAATTACTTTTGAATTGGGGGTTTATTTTGCTGGCAAAAAGGAGTTGATGGGTGATTTTGCTAAGATTCAGGCTGTTTATGCTGGGAAATTACTAGGTCAATATAGTGAGCCAACGACCGGTGTTTTGACGCAGGATGTTGATTTTAAGCTATTTTGGGAGGTGTGGGATTCTTTGCACGTAAATTATGTTGACCAGGACAAGATTACTGATAAGACTTTGTTTTATGGCGCTTTAAAGGGAATGGTTGCAGCCGTGGGTGATCCTTACACTGTGTTTATGGATCCAAAAGTTTCTAAGGAATTTAGTGATGACTTAGCTGGAACTTTTGAAGGAATTGGCGCTGAGATTGGCATTAAAGATGATATTTTAACAGTGGTTGCACCTTTGCCGGATATGCCAGCAGAGAAAGCGGGCTTGAAGGCTGGGGACAAGATTTTGTTTATTAACAAGGAGTCAACGGCGGGGATGTCTATTGATATGGCGGTGAGCAAGATTCGTGGAGCCAAGGATACGGAAGTAACATTAACAATCGGTCGGATTGGTCAAGCGGGTGTGAAGGATTATGTGATTAAACGTGGCAAGATTGTGGTCAAGAGCGTGCGCACAGAAATGCGTAAGGATGGTATTTATGTAATAAAGGTTAGTAGCTTTAATAATGATACTGATGATTTGTTCAACAAAGCAGTTGCCGACGTTATTCAAAAAAATCCAAGAGGTATTATTTTGGATTTACGTAATAACCCAGGCGGTTATTTGGAGACAGCGATTGATATGGCGAGCAAGTGGGTAGATAAGGGTGTGATTGTGTCGGAGAAGTTTTCTGATTCCAAAAAGAATGATCACATGTCTCGTGGACGAGCGCTTTTGAAGGGTTACAAGACAGTTGTTTTGGTGAACGAGGGTAGTGCTTCTGCGTCAGAGATTGTGTCTGGGGCATTGCAAGATTATGGCAAGGCAACACTTTTGGGCGCTAAGACGTTTGGTAAGGGATCGGTGCAGACCTTGAATGAGCTAAAAGACGGTTCGTCAATTAAGATTACGATTGCAAAGTGGTTAACGCCAAAAGGACGCAGTATTAATGAGCTTGGTATCGAACCTGATCGAAATATTAATTTTACGGTTGAAGATTTTAATGAGGGTAAGGATCCGCAACTTGATCGTGCTTTGGATATTTTGAACGGAGTAGAATTTAAGGATGATGCGACCTCGACACCAGCCGTGCTTACGCCAGCACAAGCAACAACCACGCCGAAGGCAGCACCAGTAAAGGCACCAGTTAAGAAATAA
- a CDS encoding CTP synthase, translated as MPNKKQAKKQVKKNTKYIFVVGGVMSGVGKGVTTASIGAILQSRGYKVSAIKADPYINVDAGTMNPIEHGEVFVTEDGDETDQDIGNYERFLNTNIYRENYMTTGRVYQTVIQKERNLEYKGKCVQVVPHVPMEIRDRIRKAVDKTGADIMVIEIGGTVGEYENLLFLEAARFMHFEEPENVQFVIVSYLPIPAKVGEMKTKPTQHAVRSLNAAGIQPDFIVARSRVHIDEPRRKKIAIHCNVQPKNVISAPDVESIYDVPVNFENDGLGDMILKNFNLKSKKKDLKKWAEMVKKSKAAKKEVYIGIVGKYFATGDFSLSDSYISVIEAIKHACTANNVKPKLDWISAEDIEKQGTKSLKKYDGIIVPQGWGGRGSEGKMKAIEFCRVNKKPYFGLCYGMQMAVIEFARNACKMKDANTEEANPKTPYPVIHIMPEQKELLAKKQYGGTIRLGGWPCKITPGTHLAKAYAKKFGKTNIISERHRHRYEFNNEYRETLEKNGLTIAGTSPDGKIVEAIEITNHPFFIGTQFHPEYISRPLDPHPLFVEFVRVCRDKK; from the coding sequence ATGCCAAACAAAAAACAAGCCAAAAAACAAGTTAAGAAAAACACAAAATATATTTTTGTGGTCGGTGGTGTAATGAGCGGTGTTGGCAAGGGGGTTACCACGGCTTCAATTGGTGCAATTTTGCAATCCCGCGGTTATAAGGTGAGCGCTATCAAGGCTGATCCTTATATCAATGTTGATGCGGGAACAATGAACCCGATTGAACATGGCGAAGTTTTTGTGACCGAGGATGGTGATGAAACCGACCAAGATATTGGAAATTACGAAAGATTTTTAAATACAAATATTTACCGAGAAAATTACATGACCACTGGTCGTGTCTACCAGACGGTTATTCAGAAAGAAAGAAATTTAGAATATAAAGGCAAGTGCGTGCAAGTCGTGCCACACGTGCCAATGGAAATTAGAGATCGTATTCGCAAGGCTGTCGATAAGACTGGTGCGGATATTATGGTGATTGAGATTGGTGGCACAGTGGGCGAGTATGAAAATTTATTATTCCTTGAAGCGGCGCGTTTTATGCACTTTGAGGAGCCGGAAAATGTCCAGTTTGTGATTGTGTCTTATTTGCCTATCCCGGCGAAAGTGGGCGAGATGAAGACAAAGCCAACACAACACGCAGTGCGTAGTTTGAACGCGGCTGGTATTCAACCGGATTTTATCGTGGCGCGTTCACGCGTACATATCGATGAGCCACGTCGCAAGAAAATTGCGATTCATTGCAATGTACAGCCAAAGAATGTTATTTCAGCGCCAGATGTTGAGTCAATTTACGATGTGCCAGTGAATTTTGAAAATGATGGCTTGGGTGATATGATTTTGAAGAATTTTAATTTGAAATCAAAGAAAAAAGATTTGAAAAAATGGGCTGAAATGGTGAAGAAAAGCAAGGCGGCGAAGAAAGAAGTATATATCGGCATTGTGGGTAAATATTTCGCGACGGGCGACTTCTCTTTGTCTGATTCATACATTTCTGTAATCGAAGCTATTAAGCATGCTTGTACGGCTAATAACGTGAAACCAAAATTGGATTGGATTAGTGCGGAAGATATTGAAAAACAAGGCACTAAGAGTTTGAAAAAATACGACGGCATTATCGTTCCGCAAGGTTGGGGCGGTCGTGGCAGTGAAGGCAAAATGAAGGCGATTGAGTTCTGTCGTGTGAACAAAAAGCCATACTTCGGACTTTGTTACGGCATGCAAATGGCGGTAATCGAATTCGCCCGCAATGCTTGCAAAATGAAAGACGCGAACACCGAAGAGGCAAATCCAAAAACACCATATCCAGTAATTCACATCATGCCAGAACAAAAAGAATTATTAGCCAAGAAACAATACGGTGGCACTATCCGCCTTGGCGGTTGGCCATGTAAGATTACACCGGGCACTCACTTGGCTAAGGCTTATGCCAAGAAATTTGGCAAAACCAATATCATTAGCGAACGTCATCGTCATCGTTATGAATTCAATAACGAATACCGCGAAACTCTAGAAAAGAACGGCCTAACCATCGCCGGCACTTCGCCAGATGGCAAGATTGTCGAAGCCATCGAAATCACCAATCACCCATTCTTTATTGGCACTCAATTCCATCCAGAATATATTTCCAGACCACTAGATCCACACCCTTTGTTTGTGGAGTTTGTGAGAGTTTGTCGGGATAAGAAATAA
- a CDS encoding DUF559 domain-containing protein produces the protein MRKILRRQPNTCELILWERIRDRQLDNFKFKRQCSIGKYEEAKLSNAPSPRPSPGGARESALANFLLYLFKTVYYTHEPNIA, from the coding sequence ATTCGTAAAATTTTAAGACGGCAACCAAATACTTGCGAACTAATATTGTGGGAAAGAATTAGGGATAGACAATTGGATAATTTTAAATTTAAAAGACAATGCAGTATCGGTAAATATGAGGAGGCGAAATTAAGTAATGCTCCCTCACCCCGACCCTCTCCCGGCGGGGCGAGGGAGAGTGCATTGGCAAACTTCTTATTATATTTATTCAAAACCGTATATTATACACATGAACCGAATATAGCATAA
- a CDS encoding O-antigen ligase family protein, with protein sequence MIYKNKAQRPPLFTVWLLFLGISLVSLIFSFDKIISLKELARLLSIFLIYLSSFYLIKKNKDFVLLVKIIIFSAVIPGSLAIYQYFTNTGLSVPLENIYNRIYGTFSHPNLFAYYLIIPITLSILIFLIGKKEKIVNILILSLSLFFILLLGLTFTRGAWLAFIIIVLIIGIIQYRILLLTAFIIFFLSYLFIPPIHSRINDLHNAKKGNSIEWRQTLWRDALSYIKDKPVIGYGVGTANKIILEKRGERMGSSDPHNDYLKISIENGLLGLASYLILIISTLFYLIKDYFKTEQLKLKTVNLTVFALFFALITMSFADNIIRNTALQWTLWSLIGGLMGMNHFKNTKNRIEKIIDKQ encoded by the coding sequence TTGATATACAAAAATAAAGCCCAAAGACCGCCACTTTTTACTGTTTGGCTTCTTTTTTTGGGAATCAGTCTCGTGTCACTGATTTTTTCTTTTGATAAAATTATCAGCTTAAAAGAACTTGCCAGACTGCTTAGTATTTTCCTTATTTACCTTAGTTCTTTTTATCTCATCAAAAAAAACAAAGACTTTGTCCTATTAGTAAAGATTATTATATTTTCTGCCGTTATCCCTGGCTCTTTAGCCATCTATCAATATTTTACCAACACCGGCCTTAGCGTTCCTTTGGAAAATATATATAATCGCATCTATGGCACATTCTCGCATCCCAATCTATTCGCTTATTACCTAATCATCCCGATTACTTTATCTATTTTAATATTCCTAATCGGCAAAAAAGAAAAGATTGTTAATATTTTAATCTTATCTTTGTCCCTTTTCTTCATCCTACTTCTAGGACTAACATTTACCCGTGGCGCTTGGCTCGCCTTCATAATAATTGTTCTTATTATCGGCATCATACAATATCGGATTTTACTTTTAACCGCTTTCATCATTTTCTTCCTATCATATCTATTCATTCCACCGATACATTCTAGAATCAATGACCTACACAATGCCAAAAAAGGCAACTCTATTGAATGGCGGCAAACTCTTTGGCGCGATGCGCTAAGCTACATCAAAGACAAACCTGTCATTGGCTACGGCGTAGGCACAGCTAATAAAATTATCCTAGAGAAAAGAGGCGAACGAATGGGCTCATCTGATCCGCATAATGACTATCTAAAAATCTCAATCGAAAATGGTCTGTTGGGATTAGCTAGCTATCTCATTTTAATCATTTCTACTTTATTCTATTTAATCAAAGACTATTTCAAAACTGAACAGCTAAAACTAAAAACAGTGAATCTGACTGTGTTCGCCTTGTTCTTTGCATTAATAACAATGAGCTTTGCCGACAACATTATCCGCAACACCGCTCTACAATGGACACTTTGGTCACTCATTGGTGGCCTAATGGGCATGAATCACTTTAAAAATACCAAAAATAGAATTGAAAAAATAATTGACAAACAATAA
- a CDS encoding radical SAM protein: MKKSILKPVDAVIAITYQCNSQCIMCGIWKKKEMPAMQAEDFLALPKSLVDLNISGGEPFLRADLPDFVSKAKECCSDVNIIISTNGFATALIVTQMEKILKIDPEIGVAVSIDGLEEVHNQVRRIENGFNKSMATIAELKKMGVKKIKIGFTIADYNYQELRKVYELSRELGVELSLSLVHSSENFFSQENKVDKKNEIIEQLEWLIGEELKTWNPKKWARAYYTYGMIQYIKTGKRILPDYSGQSSIFIDPNCDVYPSDISSNKIGTIKNKFIISAPATVTEGWMICTARPAIKKHWARAIFWILRNKFYSFVIPAKAGIQAPQMMDV; encoded by the coding sequence ATGAAAAAGTCAATATTAAAGCCAGTTGATGCGGTTATCGCGATTACTTACCAATGTAATTCGCAGTGCATTATGTGCGGTATTTGGAAAAAGAAAGAAATGCCCGCAATGCAAGCGGAGGATTTTTTGGCATTGCCGAAAAGTCTGGTTGATTTGAATATTTCTGGTGGAGAGCCATTTTTGCGTGCCGATTTGCCGGATTTTGTGAGCAAAGCGAAGGAGTGTTGTTCTGATGTGAATATTATTATTTCGACCAATGGTTTTGCGACTGCTTTAATTGTGACGCAAATGGAAAAGATCTTAAAGATTGATCCGGAGATTGGTGTAGCGGTTTCCATTGATGGACTGGAGGAGGTACATAATCAAGTGCGCCGAATTGAAAATGGTTTTAATAAGTCAATGGCGACGATTGCAGAATTGAAAAAAATGGGTGTAAAGAAAATTAAAATCGGTTTTACGATCGCAGATTACAACTATCAAGAATTACGGAAGGTTTATGAGTTGTCGCGCGAGCTGGGTGTCGAGTTGAGTTTGTCTTTGGTGCATTCGTCGGAGAATTTTTTTAGTCAGGAAAATAAGGTTGATAAGAAGAATGAAATAATCGAACAACTCGAATGGTTGATAGGTGAGGAGCTAAAAACCTGGAATCCGAAGAAATGGGCACGTGCTTATTATACTTATGGCATGATTCAATATATAAAGACAGGCAAAAGAATCTTGCCTGATTATTCTGGTCAGTCGAGTATTTTTATTGATCCGAATTGTGATGTTTATCCGAGCGATATTTCTAGTAATAAAATTGGGACAATCAAAAATAAATTCATCATCAGTGCGCCAGCAACGGTAACGGAGGGGTGGATGATTTGTACGGCGCGTCCAGCGATTAAAAAACATTGGGCAAGGGCGATTTTTTGGATATTGAGAAATAAATTTTATTCATTCGTCATTCCCGCGAAGGCGGGAATCCAGGCGCCACAGATGATGGATGTATAA
- a CDS encoding glycosyltransferase, with product MKILQINKFFYLKGGSERHFFAVSDLLRQNGHEVVEFSMNDRRNRPSVYADFFIGEINYSKSFLSNIFKFLYNFDANRKLAKLIKQEKPEVAHLHNIYHQLSPSIIHTLKKHKIPMVLTLHDYKVICPNYQLFNKGEICEKCKGGKYYNCFSGSCIKNSHEKSLLGALEAYLHRDVLQSYEKIDKFIAPSYFIKNKFIEFGVDGARIEVIENFTEMMSDSSAEATGDYLLYFGRLSKEKGVNVLLDAMHDVDDVKLKIAGDGPEKEDFQLAIKNFKLGTRVEFVGEKSGDELNNLIRKAKAIVVPSVWYENMPMNILEAVAMGKVIIASRVGGIPEIIEDKENGFLFRMNDTDDLALKIDDLQNNDLTMIGHQAWLDSKRFSADIYFGKYMELIKKIIIKE from the coding sequence ATGAAAATCTTACAAATCAACAAATTTTTTTACTTAAAGGGTGGCAGTGAACGGCATTTTTTTGCGGTCTCGGATTTGTTGCGTCAAAACGGACACGAAGTGGTGGAGTTTTCTATGAATGACAGACGTAATCGGCCGAGTGTTTATGCAGATTTTTTTATTGGAGAAATTAATTATTCTAAAAGTTTTTTGAGCAATATATTTAAATTTTTATATAACTTTGATGCGAATCGTAAATTGGCAAAATTGATCAAGCAAGAAAAGCCGGAGGTGGCGCATTTGCATAATATTTATCACCAGTTATCGCCCTCGATAATTCACACCTTGAAAAAACACAAGATTCCGATGGTGTTGACTTTGCATGATTACAAAGTGATTTGTCCGAATTATCAACTATTTAACAAGGGTGAGATTTGTGAGAAGTGTAAGGGCGGGAAGTATTATAATTGTTTTTCGGGAAGTTGTATTAAGAATTCCCACGAAAAAAGTTTGCTAGGCGCGCTGGAAGCGTATTTACATCGCGATGTTTTGCAGTCCTATGAAAAGATTGATAAGTTTATTGCACCTAGTTATTTTATCAAAAATAAATTCATTGAATTTGGAGTTGATGGTGCGCGAATTGAAGTGATTGAAAATTTTACCGAGATGATGTCTGATAGTTCAGCCGAAGCGACAGGGGATTATCTGTTGTATTTTGGGCGCTTGTCCAAGGAGAAGGGCGTGAATGTTCTATTGGATGCAATGCATGATGTTGATGATGTGAAATTAAAAATTGCTGGTGATGGTCCGGAAAAAGAGGATTTTCAATTGGCGATTAAGAATTTTAAATTAGGCACTCGGGTGGAATTTGTTGGTGAAAAAAGTGGCGATGAATTGAATAATTTAATTAGAAAGGCAAAGGCGATTGTGGTGCCGTCAGTATGGTATGAAAATATGCCGATGAATATTTTGGAAGCCGTGGCCATGGGCAAGGTGATTATTGCTTCACGCGTGGGTGGGATTCCGGAGATAATCGAAGACAAGGAGAACGGTTTTTTGTTTCGAATGAATGATACCGATGATTTAGCGTTAAAAATTGATGATTTACAAAATAATGATTTAACAATGATTGGCCATCAAGCCTGGCTTGATTCGAAGCGGTTTAGTGCTGATATTTATTTTGGGAAGTATATGGAGTTAATCAAAAAGATAATTATAAAAGAATAG
- a CDS encoding oligosaccharide flippase family protein — MIKRVLRDEFVKNNIVLFVGSVMVAFLNYLYHPVLGRMMNVADFGEVQVIISLFMLTGVLGGVIKNVIVNITANKEEGDNQEEVVLMLGKLSLYAVLLFSFLMIVFSGHLRRELNFHSDWPFIALAVIVSWSMAFNVRLAVLQGLNKFLEISVSGAIVSLGRLIFAVIFVYIGWSSFGAIFGLLLAQVLAFYYVFLKTRQQLKLNAGKHIQIDGRIKKELWYGLSILISSFAVTFLYTFDVVLVKYFFSANEAGLYSGIATVGRIIFFLTASISMVLLSAVKIDKSKKDNLKTLSKGLLLTIGLGGATLLTFYLFYDMVVGLLIGSKYLLFSKYLFKLGILSFLASIVNLIFVYFFALRNKQIIFPSLLAPLFVLILTLFNHDTIMSVINNFIFGGVFVLTALLSLLYVEIRKEEK, encoded by the coding sequence ATGATTAAGCGAGTGCTCAGAGATGAGTTTGTAAAAAATAATATTGTCCTATTTGTTGGCTCTGTAATGGTAGCCTTTTTGAACTATTTGTATCATCCGGTCTTAGGACGGATGATGAATGTGGCAGACTTTGGTGAAGTGCAGGTAATTATTTCTTTGTTTATGTTGACCGGTGTTTTGGGTGGTGTAATCAAGAATGTAATTGTGAATATTACCGCCAATAAAGAAGAGGGTGATAATCAAGAAGAGGTGGTTTTGATGCTTGGGAAGTTATCTTTATACGCGGTATTATTATTCTCGTTTTTAATGATTGTATTTAGCGGGCATTTGCGACGAGAATTAAATTTCCACTCGGATTGGCCTTTTATCGCTTTAGCCGTTATCGTGTCCTGGTCTATGGCCTTTAATGTTCGCCTGGCAGTCTTGCAGGGTTTGAATAAATTTTTGGAAATCTCTGTTTCGGGAGCGATTGTATCCTTGGGGCGCTTAATCTTTGCTGTAATTTTTGTTTACATAGGTTGGTCGTCGTTTGGTGCGATATTTGGTTTGTTGTTGGCGCAGGTTTTAGCATTTTATTATGTTTTTTTGAAAACGCGACAACAATTAAAATTGAATGCTGGTAAACACATTCAAATTGATGGTCGGATTAAAAAAGAATTATGGTATGGCTTATCAATCTTGATAAGCTCTTTTGCGGTCACTTTTTTATACACCTTTGACGTCGTATTGGTAAAATATTTTTTTAGCGCCAATGAGGCAGGTTTGTATAGTGGCATTGCCACTGTTGGGCGAATTATTTTCTTTTTAACGGCGTCTATTTCTATGGTGCTTTTGTCGGCAGTAAAAATTGATAAAAGCAAGAAGGACAATTTGAAAACATTATCCAAGGGTTTATTATTAACCATCGGGTTAGGCGGAGCAACTTTATTGACATTTTACCTGTTTTATGATATGGTCGTGGGATTACTTATTGGCAGCAAGTATCTTTTATTTAGCAAATATTTGTTTAAATTAGGAATTTTATCCTTTTTAGCGTCAATCGTTAATCTGATATTTGTATATTTCTTCGCTTTGAGAAATAAGCAAATAATATTCCCATCTCTTCTCGCGCCGTTGTTTGTGTTAATTTTGACATTATTTAATCACGACACGATCATGAGTGTTATAAATAATTTTATTTTCGGAGGAGTTTTCGTTTTAACTGCGCTTTTGTCTCTGCTCTACGTCGAGATTCGCAAAGAAGAAAAATAA
- a CDS encoding glycosyltransferase family 2 protein: protein MAKLISIIIPVYNEAQNVPIIYREIKYIFKGSKYRCEIIFVNDGSRDNTQAEIDILVAKDKAVKFIDFSRNFGKEMATSAGIHSAKGAAAIMIDADLQHPVELIPEFLQKWEAGAETVIGIRKKNNGEGFVKKIGSIVFNKFMNLIGETKMIRNSTDFRLIDRKIINEFNKFSEHNRITRGLLDWLGFKTDFIYFEANERTNGEASYNFVKLFKLSTSTFVTHSLFPLRFAGYLGIAIILTSGPLGLFVFLNKYVLSDPLGFHFSGTAILALIILFLVGIILACLGLIALYIGNIQSEVMGRPMYVVRNNNFK, encoded by the coding sequence ATGGCTAAACTGATTTCCATCATCATCCCGGTTTATAACGAAGCACAGAATGTGCCGATTATTTATCGTGAAATCAAATATATTTTCAAGGGCAGTAAATATCGCTGTGAGATTATTTTTGTGAATGATGGTAGTCGTGATAATACGCAGGCCGAGATTGATATTTTAGTCGCGAAGGATAAGGCAGTTAAGTTTATTGATTTCTCGAGAAACTTCGGCAAGGAGATGGCGACCTCGGCTGGGATTCACAGCGCCAAGGGTGCGGCGGCGATTATGATTGATGCTGACTTGCAACATCCAGTGGAATTGATTCCGGAATTTTTACAAAAATGGGAAGCGGGGGCGGAAACGGTGATTGGAATTCGCAAGAAAAATAATGGCGAAGGTTTCGTTAAGAAAATCGGTTCGATTGTGTTTAATAAGTTTATGAATCTGATTGGTGAAACGAAAATGATTCGCAATTCGACTGACTTTCGTCTAATCGACCGTAAAATTATTAATGAATTTAATAAATTTAGCGAACACAATCGAATTACTCGCGGTCTTTTGGATTGGCTGGGTTTTAAAACTGATTTTATTTATTTCGAGGCTAATGAAAGAACTAATGGTGAAGCTTCTTATAATTTTGTAAAACTATTTAAATTATCCACTTCGACTTTTGTAACCCACAGTTTGTTTCCCTTACGATTTGCCGGTTATTTAGGAATTGCCATTATTTTAACCTCAGGTCCTTTGGGGCTTTTTGTGTTTTTGAATAAATATGTTTTGAGCGATCCTCTGGGCTTTCATTTTTCCGGCACGGCTATTTTGGCGTTGATTATTTTGTTTTTGGTTGGCATCATCCTGGCTTGTCTTGGATTGATTGCTTTGTATATTGGTAATATTCAAAGCGAGGTGATGGGGCGACCGATGTATGTAGTTAGAAATAATAATTTTAAATAA